ACTAAGCTGCAATACTGCAAAAAATTGTCTGAACTTCTCTGCCTTGTtgatataactaaaataaaatggtGTACAAACATGTTTCCACCAAACCAGGTAAATTTGGTAGAGGTGTAACAAGAGGCATGTAACATGCAATAGAAAAAGTTCTTACTTATTATTCTTCTGTTAAACAAGCACAGGTAACTCAGCAATGAAGCATAATAATCCCTAACATGACTAAGGTACTTTAGTTGGAGGCTACCTAGGCTCTTGCCCTCCATCATGTCCATAACTAAACATTCCCTGCCACCTATAAAGCTCGACCAGGCATGGCACCGCCACCGCGAGCCCTGCCTCGTCCAGAATAGCCATATCCATATCCTCCTCCCCTTCCATAATAACCACCACGCATTCGTCCACCACGACCAGGGCCACGGCCGCCTCGGCTTCCATGGTACCTCACAAAATCACCAAACGTCTGCACCACAAATCAGCAAAAGAATTTGACATTGTCCCCAGAAATATGAAATCCacgaaagagaaaaattacctCAGTATCAATCTTGACTTGTTCAGAGTATCTAGTCCTTCCATTTCGTGAAGTATTATCATGCACGTTGGAAGAGAGCGAGTCAAAGAAGTCATCCTTGTTATAAGTAGGCTGCAAAAATCATGAAAAGCAGAGTCAAAAACACAATACAAAGactaaaaatcaaaatcattacGTGAAAACTTGATACATATCAAGCTGCAAACTCGATTATATTACCTTAACCTCAAGGTTCGATAAATCATTATTCTCTTCGTCTTGGTAATCTTCATACGCTATTTCTTCACCATCTTTGTCTTTTGAGTGAGACTTGCTTTTACCAAGATGACCCCATACTTCATCCTTTCTGAATttctcattcattgccatgaaaTCAAAATCTTCAGTGAATTGTGTGACTGGGCCCTGGAAgcattaataattttcatttagcTAATCCCAATGGTccaaaaattgtttaaaaaggaaaaaaaagggaTAGAGCATGTTGTTTCATGGTAGATATTTATAATAAGTGACTTGAGAAATGACTacatttataaatgaaatagtAATTTGAATGTTGTTACCCCATTTCCTCTTCCTCTCCCGCGTCCTCGGTAACTATAGTTATGATGAGTTTGAGTAGGAGCTCCACCCGgcttaaaaaaatgaaaccaaaTGTCAGAAGTCCTTctcaatcaaacaaataaactctAAATACAATAACTAACATAATAAAGCCATTCATGCGGATGTCTATGGTCTATGATGAGGATGTCTATGGTCTTGCCTATTCATCAGTAGATTTCGCATTTCATTCATCAGTAGACAAAGTATATTAATACGAACTGAACATCAGTTTGGttcaacatctactgatggatgtttcTACAATAACTTCATTCCTATGATTgggacactgcaacaggttcctggttatATTAAATTCCtcaaaaaattcaacaaaaagaaaaaatatccaaaaaagaAGCGCTTGTTGGGAGGTAACCCagtttctaattttgtttttttttttgtttcgttGAGTGGtgtggatttgattttgttttgcaCTAATGACAACATCTGTTGATGGATgctggacaacatctactgagggatgctaaGAGGATTCAGataacaacatctactgatgaatGCTGCTACGATGAATGATAGCCCAattttttgaacttttctttttagtttatttaattgtttggttttgatttgattttttatctttttgtgtatttgagttttttttttaggttaaatgCTGCTTCTGATGACAGTaatgatagcatctactgatggatgcttctacaacatctactgatggatgttactatgatgaggatgatgaatgacaacatctactgatggatgttgttaTGGAAGAGGACGTTgactagacatctactgataGATGTTAGGTGATtaggcatctactgatggatgccgatgaagatAAGAAAGATTGGTGTCTATTAAGGGATACCAATGAAGATAAGAaatattagcatctactgatgaatgctatgtgattagacatctactgatggatgttactaacaacatctactgatggatgctatgatgatgaagatggtgtcAAGCTAGTGTTAAAGAAGCGCTgactaggaggcaacccagatttctaaacctttctttttaatcaattgttttgttattgtacttTACTTGAATGAACCACACTGCTTTGATTCAACTGTGCTAtgttttgtgatgagtattgctttgtgatattctagtgtattgattgatgttgagatgatgcatgatgtgctGATATATAGGTGATCGCTCACAGTGTCTGAAATAAgtgcttgaggtaaaacttgattgagatactgagcagggtgtttttctgaattctagGACTTGtgagtttacctgtgtgagatttgggcttcagagttttttgtgaataattgctattactttggaagcatgaatgattttgcccaaattttctgtgattgaactacttgctagCAGGTTTCATATGAACAAGACCATATTTTGTTatcccttattcttttagccttCACATGATTTTTCTCCAATGAAAAGCAAACAATTTGTTAtacctttgaaccttgagccttatgcatgttttgaaaaccctttgtgaaaatttttaccttgagttaagttgagaacatttgtgaggtattgataaaggttcaagtttggggttactggaaagattgagaaaggaaaaagaaaaggcatTAAGCTAAGCAATGAGTAcatgaaaagcaaaagcaaaagaaaaagaaagattaaaagaaaagctcaatgtaAGGGAAAActggaaaaaagaaagagagtttgtgcttgaatgatgaaaGCATAAATGtatctcttaactcaaggattttgctgaccaaaaaaaccaatttccttcttagcccagccaagttacaagccatgaaaagcccttgtgatgacaacttacttgtgagtatgtttgattgtggttaaatgaaagacaaagttaatttgtgtgacattgtgatagcaaagtgaaaaagacaccaacacctcactatacacctgtTAGTTGAGtgacacttttgagtgcttgagtgatacacttttgagtgcttgagtgatacactttcgAGTGCTTGactgatacacttttgagtgtttgagtgaaacactttccttggtgaggagtagttctcTGAATTTCTGATgacatctttgcttggttgattgatcattcttaaggaaAACATCTGTTGAAGtatatgagcatcacattgatttttattgaattaaggCATTTGGACATCTTGACTAACATATTTATGttgagttgataaaagtgattcTTGTCCTAGAaggaaaagttttgaaaaatgttgaatCATTGTAGTAATTGTTCTGAAAAGCTGAGTTACAatctgttttgcttgaggataagcaaagttctaagtttggggttgtgctAACGGTTGAAactaccgttatctgtgatgtaattttaatactaaatgcacccttttctacttagaaacttgcttgaaatcatgattttgcgttaagttgtgtgaataagagagttgagattgaacttaatgattttatgactaaattcccttgttttagTAGGTTAATGAaatgatttggaagaggagtcAAAGTATGAAGGAGttagaatgcagaaaagtcaaccagagtgcaaaAACGTCAActagaatgcagaaaagtcaacagAAGTGCAGAAAAGTTAACTaaagtgtagaaaagtcaaccagagtgcagaaaagtacACTAGAGTGCCATTTTTCTTCCGCATCGCACCCAGGCGCCCCTtaggggcgcttgagcgccagaagTGCACCGCACACCGCCTCGGCGCACCTTTTTGGGTGCTTAAGCGCCAGAAAGTGTCATTCGATGCCcgagcgccccacttagggcgcttgAGCACCAGCAACATGGGCCAAACTCCGTTTTTGTTCTGTTTTCGTTCTATTTGAAGGACCCAGATGTCTTAGGTCTGGTATCTTTGGCAAGAGAAGCACAGAAACACTCTTTTCACCTCTTGGGGTTGATTTTGGGAGGTGGCAACGCTCTTTTTCCTTTAGGGTAGATTTagggatgtgacaactctcctcttctctttctagggtttttctatctctttcattctttcattcttcatctagtttcaccatgtctatggtgaactaaactctatttgttgctGAGGGATGATGTAaacttgtgaactctcatgtattctaattgattcttaataatatatgccttttcattaattgttagagtaattcatttgttacaatgcttgctttgtttaactcattcatagcataatgtatgaattgcatgaatgtcgggaggttcctttcaatttatgttcttgttgaattactcccaagagtaatatttctcagggatgggGGTATGAATcatggtcgtcttaagctcttcaTCTTCacaattaattactaggaatgctcaGAATTGTgagaactagtaattaaggatagacttatTTCGCcaagggatcgggtttaagtgctttagtgagtgacgttaacattaatgcatgaagtagaattcttacatactgttgatggattggcaagtgtaccaaatttcACAAGTAGTAtgaaatggtaagaccaagtatcgtatcctaaAGGACTCTcagcactaaacagttgtgtgataactacattaattaagacttaaataaaacgagattgttggtttcaaatgtaaagacataaaattaaatatgaatccaaattgatcaatagtagagtaacataAAGATAAAGGtaggttgtttataaaatgagatgattatgttgtcAGTGTTTGATTTccccaagtttactctcatgtatatcagaattattctttttacattaatgttaacgtcactaactaaattacttagaacccgatccctcggtgcAATAAGCCAGCCTTAATTCCTAgctcatgcaattcctagcgttcctagaaaattaagtttgaagatcaagagcataagacgaccaagtactcataccctcatccctgaaaaatattacccttgggagcattcaacaagaacctgaattgtaaggaacctctcggcactcatgcaattcataaatcatgctactaaatgacttaaatagagcaagcattgaaacagatgaattccctaacaattaatgaaaaatcatataaattaagaatccattcaaatacatgagagtttacaaggttacatcattccctaaaaaataatatagagtttagttcccatagacatggagaaactagatgaataatggaaaagcatgagatagaaaaaccctaaaagtagaagagaaagctcccgcctccagatccgccttcagagagtagaagagtgtgttgttgtgttgctccagccagagatacaaaacctagagcgcctgggtcctttaaataaagtaggaaaagagtagaaacagggcccaATCCAAAAGTGTCGAAACAGAGAAAAAATTGGGCCGGATCTACGATGCGCGACGCTCGAAcgccccatttagggcgcccgggcggtggacgtcgattGTTTGCACTTAAGCCTCCAtgaagggcgcccaagcttcatgCGGTTCccccttctggtgcttttccaggcctttctgagctctatctccttagcacttcatctatgcttcctgtattaactcattttctatcaaaacaaagggaattagtcataaaatcatcaaattcaacctaaactctcttattcacacaacttaatgaaaaatcatgagtccaagcaagtttctaagtgaaaaagggtgtagttagtataaaaattacatcacaaataacaatattttcaaccgttaacacaaccccaaacttatagtttttgctatgggcttgggattagtgaaaagttaatcacgtcCCAAATTCAGCTTAATAGCTTTTAGCGACCACTTACCTTAATCTTAATCTTAACCTGGTTAATTAGCACTGTGGTCGACCGGTCTCCCGAAGTTTGGTCCTACGACCAGCCGGCCCATATAGGCAATCTGGTTAATTGGCAATAAGACCGGTCGGCCTTGCACGAGTTGTTGTTCATCCGGATGGCGAGCAACAAGGTCGCGTAATTGGATAACCATGGACCTACGGACGTCCGGCCTATCACTGACCGACCCCTCCTGATAACGAGCGGCAAGGTAGCATGATTGGACAAGTATGGTTATGCGGACGTCCGGTCCGTTTGTTGCCCGGTCCCTACTGGtacaaaagtgtttcactcaaaagtgtatcactcaagcactcaaaagtgtatgtTGGGATTTCTCAATCACTCtgccatcacaatgtcacacaaattaatttttcctttcattttaccacaatcaaacatactcacaaataggttttcatcacaagggcttttcttggcttgtaacttggctaggctaagaagaaacatggtttttcaggaatgcaaaatccttgagttaagagagatatttatgaatttaacaaTTACATACAAgttctcttttcaagaagatCTTTTTCTTATTCCCAACCTTTTCCCTCGCAatgagcttttctttttatttttcttttcttttgatttctctttttatttttctttgtggTCACTACTTATTTTTCTatcaaccccaaacttgaacctttatcaatacctcacaaatattctcaactcaactcaactcaaggtaaagaatttaaaacagggTTTCCAAAGCATActtaaggctaaaggttcaaagaaTTGAACAAActgttctctttttatttggaaaaattcaTGAATAGGCTAAAAAATTGAAggtaaaatcattcatgcttccaaagtaataacaattattCACAACAACTCTAAAGCCAAAAACTCACACAGATAAACTCTCAAGTCctagaattcagaaaaacatcctgcttagtatcTCAATCAAGTTTTATCTCAAGCACCTGTTCCATACTCTGTGAGCTagctgatgacaaatttacgaacaccgaaaaacggcgccaaaaacttgtttaaccctcggcaagtgtgaccgaatcgtatcaagtaataaactcagtaagaccaagtatcgttctcccaaaggactcacggcctagttagttatatgatttgttgattatttaagacttgtgaacaattgattataggtttcaaatgcaaaagacaataattaaacatgtatgcatgaatttgatcaatggaaaagaggaacacaaacacttgaacgaattagatggatgagtatgttgttggggtaatcaatttcatcttatccactctcatatattttaggaattcatcattcttttcatcaatgttaatgccactctctaaatcaccttgcaagaaggcctatccttaattacgagttcatacaattcctagcatccctaataattaattctgaagcatagaagcttaaaggcaaccaaccctcatattcctatgtctaggcaatatgctattgggagactttccccagatctagatttccccgtacgttcccatatcgaaaaaatcaataatcatgacatcgaatgagttaaacaatgcatgctttaatcaaagaggaaaaaccctaactaattatgaaagaaagcatgtatgtcaaataagatgtttaaacacaaattccatatatgagagtttcacaagattccattgattccccaacaacaatacaaggtttagttcaccatattcatggtgaaactagatgaacaataatgaaagaatgaaagatagaaccgtagaaagatgagtaggtagcctgagcattcaagatcttcctccaaggggtgaaaaagtgagtgtttgcttcgtctcagcccAAAGATACCAAACCCTAGGatgtcctaaagcttatatactattctaaaaatacaaaaaattaggcccaagcccataaaagtaacagaataccggtccaagcccatttagaatggcgctcagcggtaatagcgcatgatccattttgcccctagctgctgtttttgcccctcagcggtgattttggcacctgaaaagtggcgctcagcggtattttaccgctcagcggaacTTTTTCTATATTCTGGTTGACTtctcagcattctggttgattggttgacttttctggtttctggttgacttttcagcattccaatcattcggtacttcaattcttctttcaaatcattcaattagcctacaaaatcaagggaatcttgcacaaaaccattaaattcacttttaactctcttattcacaaaactaaagcaaaaatatgagttcaagctagtttataagtcttaaaggttgcttttggtatcaattttaa
This window of the Vigna angularis cultivar LongXiaoDou No.4 chromosome 7, ASM1680809v1, whole genome shotgun sequence genome carries:
- the LOC128197978 gene encoding protein decapping 5-like translates to MAMNEKFRKDEVWGHLGKSKSHSKDKDGEEIAYEDYQDEENNDLSNLEVKPTYNKDDFFDSLSSNVHDNTSRNGRTRYSEQVKIDTETFGDFVRYHGSRGGRGPGRGGRMRGGYYGRGGGYGYGYSGRGRARGGGAMPGRAL